One genomic region from Tachysurus fulvidraco isolate hzauxx_2018 chromosome 14, HZAU_PFXX_2.0, whole genome shotgun sequence encodes:
- the sypl2b gene encoding synaptophysin-like protein 2b, producing the protein MSGFWFDIRPLKEPLGFVRILEWVLAIFAFGSISNYVGTTSFNIQCPGTGIQQINISFEYPFRLNKVEFDVPTCVNKTDMKKYYLTGDYSSSAEFFIAVGVLAFLYCIIILVVYTGYYQVYSESKRGPIIDLIITGIFTFLWLVASSAWGKGLTDVKWSTSTSQFLSVISVCKNPSNKCASGAVPLFGPLNSSVIAGFLNLILWAGNCWFIFKETHFHAQASPASLQGATRQP; encoded by the exons ATGTCAGGTTTCTGGTTTGATATCAGACCTCTGAAAGAGCCGCTGGGATTTGTACGTATCCTGGAGTGG GTATTGGCCATATTTGCATTTGGGTCGATTAGTAATTATGTCGGAACCACCAGCTTCAATATCCAGTGTCCAGGGACTGGTATCCAACAGATCAACATCTCCTTTGAATACCCTTTTAG ACTTAATAAAGTCGAGTTTGATGTGCCAACCTGTGTCAACAAAACAGACATGAAAAAGTACTATCTGACTGGAGACTATTCATCTTCAGCTGAGTTCTTCATTGCAGTTGGCGTCCTGGCCTTCCTCTACTGTATCATCATACTTGTGGTGTATACTGGCTACTATCAAGTATATAGCGAGTCAAAACGTGGACCTATTATT GATCTGATAATAACTGGAATCTTCACATTCTTGTGGCTGGTGGCTTCGTCTGCCTGGGGAAAAGGCCTGACTGATGTGAAATGGTCTACTAGTACATCACAATTCCTTTCCGTAATCAGTGTCTGTAAGAATCCCTCGAACAAGTGCGCATCAGGTGCCGTTCCTCTATTTGGCCCCCTCAATTCTTCAGTG ATTGCTGGCTTTCTGAACCTCATCTTATGGGCGGGAAACTGCTGGTTTATTTTTAAGGAGACGCACTTCCATGCACAGGCTTCTCCTGCCAGTTTGCAAGGAGCAACAAGACAGCCTTGA